In Populus nigra chromosome 1, ddPopNigr1.1, whole genome shotgun sequence, one genomic interval encodes:
- the LOC133693276 gene encoding mitochondrial import inner membrane translocase subunit TIM23-1-like yields the protein MSYSDNNSDPNQPKPGTRLYNPYQDLHLPSQTLYHLPTSPEYLFTEESLHQRRSWGENLTFYTGSAYLSASIAGGAAGFFSAFRSFEPTDTLKLKVNRILNSSGHSGRVWGNRVGVVGLIYAGMESGIVAITDRDDVWSSVAAGLGTGAVCRAARGVRSAAVAGALGGLAAGVVVAGKQALKRYAMI from the coding sequence ATGTCTTACTCCGATAATAACTCGGACCCGAATCAACCCAAACCGGGTACCCGTCTCTACAACCCCTATCAGGATCTCCACTTACCCTCCCAAACACTCTACCATCTCCCCACCTCGCCCGAATATCTCTTTACCGAGGAATCCCTCCACCAACGCCGCTCTTGGGGCGAAAACCTTACCTTCTACACCGGCTCCGCCTACCTCTCCGCTTCCATTGCTGGCGGCGCCGCCGGATTCTTCTCCGCATTCCGATCCTTCGAGCCCACCGATACCCTCAAGCTTAAGGTCAACAGGATCCTCAACTCCTCCGGTCATTCAGGTCGGGTCTGGGGTAACCGGGTAGGAGTTGTGGGTTTGATATACGCCGGGATGGAGAGTGGCATCGTAGCGATCACCGATAGGGACGATGTGTGGAGTAGCGTGGCTGCTGGGCTTGGAACTGGGGCGGTTTGTAGGGCGGCCAGGGGGGTTAGGTCGGCGGCGGTGGCAGGTGCGCTTGGTGGGTTGGCGGCTGGTGTGGTTGTGGCTGGGAAGCAGGCGTTGAAGAGGTATGCAATGATttga